A genomic stretch from Edaphobacter aggregans includes:
- the topA gene encoding type I DNA topoisomerase, producing MGKSLVIVESPAKAKTIGKYLGSDYTVEASIGHIMDLPKNDIGVELKKRTFEPTLIVSPGKEKVVDRLKKLAAKADMVYLAPDPDREGEAIAAHLSIQLLPMVKDKSKVRRVTFNEITKKAVNAAFAHARDVDENLVDAQQTRRVLDRLVGYQISPLLWDKVRRGLSAGRVQTVALRLIVEREQEINDFVPVEYWTINAALKPSPDGQEFVARFVGIDGVASRVANGTDESGKELFIASALPNKERIEEVVAQLEKAKWSVRSVERKERRRNPTAPFTTSKLQQDASGRLGFNVRRTMGVAQRLYEGVELGNEGTVGLITYMRTDSTRVSPDAIVEAREYIEKKLGPQYLPAKQNEYKSKKDAQDAHEAIRPTSVSYTPEGIRKYLSDEQYKLYRLIWQRFVASQMVPAVFDQTTVDIAAVADRTYDFRVSGSVLKFDGFLKVYEQVKVDQAKKDDEDEDADDKRLPELKDGQALTKQRIDSEQKFTEPPPRFNEASLVKTLEEKGIGRPSTYASIINTIQDRDYVKKIGAKFVPTEIGTVVTKLLVKNFPYIFDTAYTATLEGELDAVEDGEERWTDLLNGFYDHFEKELKVAEGSMEDIKRMEESTNEVCDNCGSPLILKWGKFGSFYSCSNFSKAKPMTIAAGPYKKDPKAVLKKVTTAFSFPIIVKATTEDVIEYSKEVLNAKELVAAIEEAADAGKKVTAEQFSCDFTKENFAAKPDLSAPGADEAPEEEACDNCGRTMVLRNGPWGPFMACPGYNEDPPCKTIRKLTQKVQQKPPVQLEESCPKCGKPLLLRNGQYGEFISCSGYPKCKYIKQELLDVKCPKDGGDIAVRKTKRGDVFYGCVNYPKCDFASNLKLVDKTCPKCDSAYLLEVVNDKGTYLVCPNNREALPKRRKKKGAEEEAPTTPECTYEKKIAGPAPAVERPDPEKTRAVVESVA from the coding sequence ATGGGTAAATCACTTGTGATCGTGGAATCGCCGGCAAAGGCGAAGACGATCGGAAAATATCTCGGCAGCGACTACACGGTGGAGGCCTCGATTGGCCACATCATGGACCTGCCGAAGAACGACATCGGCGTGGAACTGAAGAAGCGGACGTTTGAGCCGACGCTGATTGTGTCTCCGGGGAAAGAGAAAGTTGTTGACCGGCTAAAGAAACTGGCGGCGAAGGCGGACATGGTGTATCTGGCGCCTGACCCGGACCGCGAAGGTGAAGCGATTGCGGCGCATCTGTCGATACAGCTGCTGCCAATGGTCAAGGATAAGTCGAAGGTGCGACGAGTGACCTTCAACGAGATTACGAAGAAGGCGGTGAATGCTGCCTTTGCGCATGCTCGCGATGTGGATGAGAACCTGGTGGACGCTCAGCAGACGCGCCGTGTTCTGGACCGATTGGTGGGGTATCAGATATCGCCGCTGTTGTGGGACAAGGTGCGTCGTGGGTTGAGCGCGGGGCGTGTTCAGACTGTCGCGCTGCGGTTGATTGTGGAGCGCGAGCAGGAGATCAACGACTTCGTTCCGGTGGAGTACTGGACGATTAATGCTGCGCTTAAGCCGAGTCCGGATGGGCAGGAGTTTGTTGCGCGGTTTGTCGGGATCGATGGTGTGGCCTCGCGCGTTGCGAACGGCACGGATGAGAGTGGCAAGGAACTCTTTATTGCTAGTGCTCTGCCGAATAAGGAGCGCATCGAAGAGGTCGTCGCTCAGTTGGAGAAGGCGAAGTGGAGCGTGCGTTCGGTCGAGCGGAAGGAGCGGCGGCGGAATCCGACGGCTCCGTTTACGACGAGCAAACTGCAGCAGGATGCTTCGGGTCGGCTGGGATTTAATGTCCGCCGGACGATGGGCGTCGCGCAGCGCCTCTATGAAGGTGTGGAGTTGGGCAACGAGGGTACTGTCGGTCTGATTACGTATATGCGTACCGATTCGACGCGTGTGTCGCCGGATGCGATTGTTGAGGCGCGTGAGTACATCGAGAAGAAGCTTGGGCCACAGTATCTACCGGCGAAGCAGAATGAGTACAAGAGCAAGAAGGATGCTCAGGATGCGCACGAGGCGATTCGTCCGACGAGCGTGTCGTATACGCCTGAGGGGATTCGCAAGTATCTGAGCGATGAGCAGTACAAGCTGTACAGACTGATCTGGCAGCGGTTTGTGGCTTCGCAAATGGTGCCGGCGGTCTTCGACCAGACGACGGTGGATATTGCTGCGGTGGCGGATAGGACGTATGACTTTCGCGTGTCGGGTTCGGTGCTGAAGTTCGACGGCTTCCTGAAGGTGTATGAGCAGGTAAAGGTCGATCAGGCGAAGAAGGATGATGAGGACGAGGATGCGGACGACAAGCGGCTGCCGGAGTTGAAGGATGGTCAGGCGCTGACGAAGCAGAGGATCGACTCGGAGCAAAAGTTTACCGAGCCGCCTCCGCGCTTCAATGAAGCAAGCCTGGTGAAGACGCTCGAAGAGAAGGGAATTGGGCGGCCTTCGACGTATGCCTCCATCATTAATACAATTCAGGATCGCGATTATGTGAAGAAGATCGGCGCGAAGTTTGTGCCGACTGAGATCGGTACGGTCGTGACTAAGCTGCTGGTTAAGAACTTTCCGTACATCTTCGACACCGCGTATACGGCCACGCTTGAGGGCGAGCTGGATGCTGTTGAAGATGGCGAGGAGCGGTGGACGGATCTGCTGAACGGGTTCTACGACCACTTTGAGAAGGAACTCAAGGTGGCTGAGGGCTCGATGGAAGACATCAAGCGGATGGAGGAGTCGACGAACGAGGTCTGCGATAACTGCGGTAGTCCGCTGATTTTGAAGTGGGGCAAGTTCGGGAGCTTTTACTCGTGCAGCAACTTCTCCAAGGCGAAACCGATGACGATTGCGGCGGGGCCGTACAAGAAGGACCCGAAGGCCGTGCTGAAGAAAGTGACGACGGCGTTTTCGTTCCCGATCATTGTGAAGGCGACGACCGAGGATGTGATCGAGTACTCAAAGGAGGTCTTGAACGCGAAGGAATTGGTGGCGGCGATCGAGGAGGCCGCTGACGCGGGCAAGAAGGTCACGGCGGAGCAATTCAGCTGCGACTTTACGAAGGAAAACTTTGCAGCGAAGCCTGATTTGAGCGCTCCGGGTGCGGATGAGGCTCCTGAGGAGGAGGCTTGCGATAACTGCGGGCGCACGATGGTGCTGCGGAATGGACCTTGGGGGCCGTTTATGGCTTGCCCGGGGTACAACGAGGATCCGCCGTGTAAGACGATTCGGAAGCTGACGCAGAAGGTACAGCAGAAGCCTCCGGTGCAGCTGGAGGAGAGCTGTCCGAAGTGCGGTAAACCACTGCTGCTCCGCAATGGGCAGTATGGGGAGTTCATCAGCTGCAGCGGGTATCCGAAGTGCAAGTACATCAAGCAGGAGCTGCTGGATGTGAAGTGCCCGAAGGATGGCGGCGATATCGCCGTGCGTAAGACGAAGCGTGGAGATGTGTTCTATGGCTGCGTGAACTATCCGAAGTGTGACTTTGCCTCGAACCTGAAGCTGGTGGATAAGACCTGTCCGAAGTGCGACAGCGCTTATCTGCTGGAGGTCGTCAACGATAAGGGGACTTACCTGGTTTGCCCGAATAATCGTGAAGCACTGCCGAAGCGCCGGAAGAAGAAGGGCGCGGAGGAAGAGGCGCCGACGACTCCGGAGTGCACGTACGAGAAAAAGATTGCAGGGCCTGCTCCTGCTGTAGAGAGGCCGGATCCGGAGAAGACGCGCGCGGTTGTCGAAAGCGTGGCCTGA
- a CDS encoding DUF427 domain-containing protein, which yields MAKAVWNGQTLAESETYETVEGNIYFPDETVKREFLRPSSTTSSCPWKGQARYYTILVDGQENQDAAWYYPDPKPAARNVKHHVAFWRGVEITK from the coding sequence ATGGCAAAGGCAGTTTGGAATGGCCAGACTCTGGCTGAGAGTGAGACATACGAGACGGTTGAGGGCAATATTTACTTCCCGGATGAGACGGTGAAACGGGAGTTCCTGCGGCCAAGCTCCACGACCTCCAGCTGCCCGTGGAAGGGGCAGGCGCGGTACTACACGATCCTCGTAGACGGGCAGGAGAATCAGGATGCGGCGTGGTATTACCCTGATCCGAAGCCGGCTGCACGGAATGTGAAGCACCACGTTGCCTTCTGGCGAGGCGTGGAAATCACGAAATAG